One part of the Drosophila teissieri strain GT53w chromosome 3R, Prin_Dtei_1.1, whole genome shotgun sequence genome encodes these proteins:
- the LOC122620033 gene encoding uncharacterized protein LOC122620033 isoform X2: protein MLLLLLAFIMRFVDISKRCPACSRAGIDCTHHTGGHGNPAHSDANGNHTACWQHVHNGATSNINSNINSNSSNNSSNSNSSSTSSGCDSNSSSKENYYAPQQLQHQRHQHTKHGNIGVSPHQLEQIRFYQRMQQQQLQLLQQQLLQRRRLQQQLLQQGVPSPPAAATEKTTTAALTCNQQYLRQQRLQQQQLQQQQQQQQQQQQLYVDHNSNNDNDYLNNYLNNSINQRNNGRVLGQGTKIRRGMTEFSTNNDHSKPHFTASQQKPPQNSPIHQQAFTPSNPNSHPHLLQRLAQQQQQQQQQQQQQHKRPHKFQQTLPFSQLNNGNNTAAHILPGSSPHSPLSYRNPLNSPSNSPFSSSTAQATIGKRYQQQQLTDRLLQQQHLQQCQQQQLQSLGGSDVEEDLAAEELSEESLKQNVAIVLSNLDRYNNALRSIILNEQVSSSLITPSDSLLFGEDSSGLLYCDNDNSRKHQGNNNFALGKMAATPESDYNSNATTPGGRSNEQQLQLQQQQQQQQQQQLGVGGMLCGGGGIGGVGGGMRETTNGGGNNLNCSLASSHDFTHDNSDYQWFLDYGYRDGCGGMQRSVLSSLSASYNAMGDLIYYEDLAKNLDANLAEVDMESFRAEDIHSLLSQLPAYCKSLGGANSRLQQSLLLQQQQQQQQQQQQLQQQQVLQHSNMLQHNMSQTSTTSTNELIDNSFCKSELLFSPVRESHISVDSLDMDAYPDDGEIILTCNKDNYTIAFEGSVLYSDDSFYADPSDIAARNKQNCINLHSNLEDIVKRNKALEVSMSRSAQAFQPLCPMSPKGQAATSSAAKLQRYPSGNNNTETITITRHLPQCTVRKSSSLPNLQNEESMAGSCLKEQGPEEHGPQAVPLNVSQAISTSTMEAGKSRSRNLLPMCQMPISISVSISERLQQQADQQLPIEQITPTAQQPQQQHHHSHHHRHKHRCSCSQESQNFHISGSASSGNSSNPPAFNLVKLFIKQKSSNSSGGQEDLGAQASAHTCMDVSSGCWPSSDAASSSSGSLEQRLRKKSMNDSGKGSAVSRHDEEEHYPETETPRRQLRARSEAVFYDDVATSSSTGSLTATNSPAHRRRSMPLRNPQLYQLAAQVSTGSQMSSEASSEQLTQVPRRSEAGCGTSTRPLSCASSSEMITRSMQTSCGSLSTTRSSLSERYRCVPPSFLEKLNNLGEERQAPIYVIYPNYALPDLGFVKTNASTDVIFSPFNYKMTMDGATASTSSSGSLKKQRNNSQSVSDDEILKTLDYKHVADWQSLATLLPTEYRRRLQHIPEVKHLVRQLDAELSQRPLFCMSPPLRRNRTHICDCAKYFQGQQTHMDEASSSGSSQQPSSGYRGSSMLLTDSELDVDPLKQMYVYQYDQQRMDSGVETSPGSQLTQTPPQPMPRSILRKAHSAQARSKRNSMIEAQQTQKLTKLEKRRSLQEPPNNYGLGSTDELADVFEEEEHSQPAQPVKQRLSRKDLDARARAESFLASLPRSELKYYAEIASILESSGEQVTYDAAALKKEVSRVLSQQKKVSFNDEGVAAGLQQHAKRFATPPNSPNISMGAVKRDTVDVLEQRKIESNRFKRLQIQWELMSKDSSMLKELASEAATKSGGSTPTSATSTGSNSAPRSRIPRPVSYPAGRSTTPTSSRAAPVLATPSPARPANPKTVTKSHNKPGLFTSSPRPSRLTSAQEAAGGAKVSTRSPSRMVQPKRYSLVGTTTPTSATPTSARARTPTNRVAVTAPNTPKRQAVAQSPRPTSRVR, encoded by the exons atgttgttgctgctgctcgcctTCATCATGAGATTCGTAGACATTTCCAAACGCTGTCCCGCCTGCTCCAGGGCCGGCATCGATTGCACCCACCACACCGGCGGCCACGGCAATCCAGCGCACAGCGATGCCAATGGCAACCACACGGCCTGCTGGCAACATGTCCACAATGGtgccaccagcaacatcaacagcaacatcaatagcaacagcagcaacaacagcagcaacagcaacagcagcagcaccagcagcggcTGCGACAGCAACAGCTCCTCCAAGGAGAACTACTATgcgccgcagcagctgcaacatcaGCGGCACCAGCACACGAAACATGGCAACATTGGCGTTAGTCCGCATCAACTCGAGCAGATACGCTTCTACCAGcgcatgcagcagcagcagttgcaactgttgcagcagcagttgctgcagcGTCGTCgcctgcaacagcaactgctgcAACAAGGCGTGCCCTCGCCtccggcagcggcaacagaaAAAACTACAACGGCGGCTCTCACCTGCAATCAACAGTATTTGCGGCAGCagcgactgcagcagcaacaactgcagcagcagcagcagcagcaacaacagcagcagcaactttaTGTGgaccacaacagcaacaatgacAATGACTATCTGAACAACTATCTGAACAACAGCATTAACCAGCGAAACAATGGCAGAGTTTTGGGCCAAG GCACAAAAATTCGACGTGGCATGACAGAATTCTCAACAAACAACGATCACAGCAAACCGCATTTCACCGCATCTCAGCAGAAGCCGCCTCAGAACTCACCCATCCATCAGCAAGCATTCACTCCATCCAATCCCAACTCTCACCCCCATCTGCTTCAACGATTggcccaacagcagcagcaacagcagcagcagcagcagcagcagcataagCGTCCCCATAAGTTTCAGCAGACCTTGCCCTTCAGCCAGCtaaacaacggcaacaacacgGCTGCCCACATTCTGCCCGGATCATCGCCACATTCCCCGCTCAGCTACCGCAATCCGCTGAACAGTCCCAGCAACTCGCCATTCAGCAGTTCCACGGCACAGGCGACGATTGGGAAGCggtaccagcagcagcagctgaccGATCGcctgttgcagcagcaacatctgcagcagtgccagcagcagcaactgcaatcGCTGGGCGGCAGCGATGTGGAGGAGGATCTGGCTGCGGAGGAACTGAGCGAGGAGAGTCTCAAGCAGAATGTGGCCATTGTGCTGAGCAACTTGGATCGGTATAACAACGCCTTGCGCAGCATTATCCTGAATGAGCAGGTGAGCAGCAGCCTCATCACGCCCAGCGACAGTCTCCTGTTTGGCGAGGACTCCAGTGGTCTGCTGTACTGCGACAACGACAACTCCAGGAAGCATCAGGGCAACAATAACTTTGCACTGGGCAAGATGGCAGCCACGCCGGAATCGGATTATAATAGCAATGCAACCACGCCAGGAGGTCGCAGCAACGAGCAGCAGTTacagttgcaacagcagcagcaacaacagcagcagcagcaacttgggGTAGGTGGGATGctttgtggtggtggtggcattgGTGGCGTTGGTGGCGGGATGCGGGAAACTACTAATGGCGGTGGCAACAATCTCAACTGCTCGTTGGCCTCGTCGCACGACTTTACTCACGACAATTCCGATTACCAGTGGTTCCTGGACTACGGCTACCGAGATGGCTGCGGCGGAATGCAGCGCAGCGTTTTGAGTTCCCTCTCGGCCTCGTACAATGCGATGGGTGATCTGATCTACTACGAGGATCTGGCCAAGAATCTGGACGCCAATCTGGCCGAGGTGGACATGGAGAGTTTCCGGGCGGAGGACATACATTCCCTGCTCTCGCAGCTGCCCGCCTATTGCAAGAGCTTGGGCGGTGCCAACAGTCGTCTTCAGCAATCGTTGCtgcttcagcagcagcaacagcagcagcaacaacagcagcagctgcaacagcaacaggtgCTGCAACACAGCAATATGTTGCAGCACAACATGTCCCAGACGTCGACTACCTCCACAAACGAACTGATCGACAACTCCTTCTGCAAGTCGGAGTTGCTCTTTTCGCCGGTGCGGGAGTCGCACATCTCGGTGGACTCCCTGGACATGGACGCCTATCCGGACGACGGCGAGATTATACTCACGTGCAACAAGGACAACTACACGATCGCCTTCGAGGGCAGTGTGCTCTACTCGGATGATAGTTTCTATG CGGATCCCAGTGACATTGCCGCCAGGAACAAACAGAACTGCATCAACTTGCACAGCAATCTGGAGGACATAGTGAAGCGCAACAAAGCCCTGGAGGTCTCCATGTCGCGTTCGGCCCAGGCTTTCCAGCCACTCTGTCCCATGTCGCCCAAGGGACAGGCCGCCACTTCATCGGCGGCCAAGCTGCAGCG GTATCCCTCGGGGAACAACAACACGGAGACCATCACCATAACCAGACACCTACCGCAGTGCACCGTGCGGAAGAGCAGCAGTCTGCCCAATCTGCAGAACGAGGAATCCATGGCGGGCAGTTGCCTCAAGGAGCAGGGCCCGGAGGAGCACGGACCACAGGCGGTGCCACTGAACGTCTCGCAGGCGATCAGCACCTCCACCATGGAGGCGGGCAAGTCGAGGTCCAGGAATCTGCTGCCCATGTGCCAGATGCCCATATCCATTAGTGTGTCGATTTCGgagcggctgcagcagcaggcggatCAGCAGTTGCCCATCGAACAGATCACACCCACAgcacagcagccacaacagcagcatcaccacTCGCACCACCATCGCCACAAGCatcgctgcagctgctcgcaGGAGAGCCagaatttccacatttccggCTCTGCCTCCTCGGGCAACTCCTCCAATCCGCCAGCCTTCAATCTAGTCAAGCTGTTCATCAAGCAgaagagcagcaacagcagtggcGGCCAGGAGGATTTGGGTGCCCAGGCCAGTGCGCACACCTGCATGGATGTCTCTTCCGGCTGCTGGCCCTCCAGCGATGCGGCCAGCTCCAGCAGTGGCTCCTTGGAGCAGCGACTGCGCAAGAAGAGTATGAACGACTCGGGCAAGGGATCGGCAGTCAGTCGGCATGACGAGGAGGAGCACTACCCAGAAACGGAGACACCCAGACGTCAGTTGAGGGCCCGTTCGGAGGCAGTGTTCTACGACGATGTCGCCACCTCCAGTTCCACGGGATCGTTAACTGCGACCAATTCACCAGCACATCGTCGTCGCAGTATGCCGCTAAGGAATCCACAACTGTACCAACTGGCCGCCCAGGTGTCCACTGGCAGTCAAATGTCCTCGGAGGCCAGCTCGGAGCAGCTAACCCAGGTGCCCAGGCGGTCGGAAGCGGGTTGCGGAACCAGTACGCGTCCGTTGTCGTGTGCCTCCAGCTCCGAAATGATCACGCGCTCCATGCAGACCTCCTGCGGATCGCTGAGCACCACCAGGAGCAGCCTGAGCGAACGCTATCGCTGTGTGCCGCCCTCCTTCCTCGAGAAACTCAATAACTTGGGCGAGGAGCGACAGGCGCCCATTTACGTGATCTATCCAAACTATGCCCTGCCCGACTTGGGATTCGTTAAGACTAATGCCAGCACAGACGTGATCTTCTCGCCCTTCAACTACAAGATGACGATGGATGGGGCGACTGCAAGTACCAGCAGCTCGGGATCTTTAAAGAAGCAGCGCAACAACAGCCAGAGCGTGAGCGATGATGAAATCCTCAAGACGCTGGACTACAAGCACGTTGCTGACTGGCAGTCGCTGGCCACCTTGCTGCCGACGGAATACCGCCGGCGGCTGCAGCACATTCCGGAGGTGAAGCACCTGGTGCGGCAACTGGATGCGGAGCTATCACAGCGCCCACTTTTCTGTATGTCGCCGCCGCTGCGCCGAAATCGCACGCACATCTGCGACTGTGCCAAGTACTTCCAGGGCCAGCAGACCCACATGGACGAGGCATCCAGCTCGGGATCCAGCCAGCAGCCCAGCTCCGGCTATCGCGGCTCATCCATGCTGCTTACCGACTCGGAGCTGGACGTGGATCCGCTGAAGCAGATGTATGTGTACCAGTACGATCAGCAGCGCATGGACTCGGGCGTGGAAACCAGTCCCGGTAGTCAGTTAACTCAAACCCCGCCGCAACCCATGCCCCGCAGCATTCTGCGCAAGGCACACTCCGCACAGGCGCGCTCCAAGCGCAACTCCATGATCGAGGCACAGCAGACGCAGAAGCTGACCAAGCTGGAGAAGCGGCGCAGTTTGCAGGAGCCACCGAACAACTACGGCCTGGGTTCCACCGACGAACTGGCCGATGTCtttgaggaggaggagcacagTCAGCCAGCGCAGCCGGTGAAGCAGCGGCTTTCACGCAAGGATCTGGATGCCAGGGCTCGCGCTGAGAGCTTCCTGGCCTCCTTGCCGCGCTCTGAGCTCAAGTACTACGCGGAGATTGCCTCGATTCTGGAGTCTTCCGGCGAGCAGGTGACCTACGATGCTGCTGCCCTGAAGAAGGAGGTGAGCCGTGTGCTTAGCCAGCAGAAGAAGGTGTCGTTCAATGACGAGGGCGTGGCGGCCGGACTGCAGCAGCATGCCAAACGCTTCGCCACGCCCCCCAATTCGCCCAACATCTCCATGGGCGCAGTGAAGCGCGATACCGTGGATGTGCTGGAGCAGCGCAAGATCGAAAGCAATCGCTTCAAGCGCCTGCAAATCCAGTGGGAGCTCATGAGCAAGGACTCGAGCATGCTCAAGGAGCTGGCCAGCGAGGCGGCCACCAAGAGCGGCGGCTCCACGCCCACCTCggccacttccactggctCCAACTCGGCGCCAAGGTCAAGGATTCCAAGGCCTGTTAGCTACCCAGCGGGCAG AAGTACCACGCCCACCTCGTCACGTGCTGCCCCcgttttggccacgccctcaCCGGCTCGGCCGGCCAATCCCAAGACTGTCACTAAAAGCCACAACAAACCCGGTCTCTTTACCTCCTCCCCCCGCCCTAGCAGACTGACCAGCGCCCAGGAAGCAGCCGGCGGAGCCAAGGTCAGCACTCGATCGCCCAGCAGGATGGTGCAGCCGAAGCGGTACAGCCTGGTCGGcacgaccacgcccacatccGCAACCCCCACTTCGGCCAGGGCACGCACGCCCACCAATCGGGTGGCGGTTACGGCGCCAAATACGCCCAAACGCCAGGCGGTTGCCCAGTCGCCCAG ACCCACCTCGCGAGTGCGTTGA
- the LOC122620033 gene encoding uncharacterized protein LOC122620033 isoform X3 — protein sequence MLLLLLAFIMRFVDISKRCPACSRAGIDCTHHTGGHGNPAHSDANGNHTACWQHVHNGATSNINSNINSNSSNNSSNSNSSSTSSGCDSNSSSKENYYAPQQLQHQRHQHTKHGNIGVSPHQLEQIRFYQRMQQQQLQLLQQQLLQRRRLQQQLLQQGVPSPPAAATEKTTTAALTCNQQYLRQQRLQQQQLQQQQQQQQQQQQLYVDHNSNNDNDYLNNYLNNSINQRNNGRVLGQGTKIRRGMTEFSTNNDHSKPHFTASQQKPPQNSPIHQQAFTPSNPNSHPHLLQRLAQQQQQQQQQQQQQHKRPHKFQQTLPFSQLNNGNNTAAHILPGSSPHSPLSYRNPLNSPSNSPFSSSTAQATIGKRYQQQQLTDRLLQQQHLQQCQQQQLQSLGGSDVEEDLAAEELSEESLKQNVAIVLSNLDRYNNALRSIILNEQVSSSLITPSDSLLFGEDSSGLLYCDNDNSRKHQGNNNFALGKMAATPESDYNSNATTPGGRSNEQQLQLQQQQQQQQQQQLGVGGMLCGGGGIGGVGGGMRETTNGGGNNLNCSLASSHDFTHDNSDYQWFLDYGYRDGCGGMQRSVLSSLSASYNAMGDLIYYEDLAKNLDANLAEVDMESFRAEDIHSLLSQLPAYCKSLGGANSRLQQSLLLQQQQQQQQQQQQLQQQQVLQHSNMLQHNMSQTSTTSTNELIDNSFCKSELLFSPVRESHISVDSLDMDAYPDDGEIILTCNKDNYTIAFEGSVLYSDDSFYADPSDIAARNKQNCINLHSNLEDIVKRNKALEVSMSRSAQAFQPLCPMSPKGQAATSSAAKLQRRSLFLVSPARRYPSGNNNTETITITRHLPQCTVRKSSSLPNLQNEESMAGSCLKEQGPEEHGPQAVPLNVSQAISTSTMEAGKSRSRNLLPMCQMPISISVSISERLQQQADQQLPIEQITPTAQQPQQQHHHSHHHRHKHRCSCSQESQNFHISGSASSGNSSNPPAFNLVKLFIKQKSSNSSGGQEDLGAQASAHTCMDVSSGCWPSSDAASSSSGSLEQRLRKKSMNDSGKGSAVSRHDEEEHYPETETPRRQLRARSEAVFYDDVATSSSTGSLTATNSPAHRRRSMPLRNPQLYQLAAQVSTGSQMSSEASSEQLTQVPRRSEAGCGTSTRPLSCASSSEMITRSMQTSCGSLSTTRSSLSERYRCVPPSFLEKLNNLGEERQAPIYVIYPNYALPDLGFVKTNASTDVIFSPFNYKMTMDGATASTSSSGSLKKQRNNSQSVSDDEILKTLDYKHVADWQSLATLLPTEYRRRLQHIPEVKHLVRQLDAELSQRPLFCMSPPLRRNRTHICDCAKYFQGQQTHMDEASSSGSSQQPSSGYRGSSMLLTDSELDVDPLKQMYVYQYDQQRMDSGVETSPGSQLTQTPPQPMPRSILRKAHSAQARSKRNSMIEAQQTQKLTKLEKRRSLQEPPNNYGLGSTDELADVFEEEEHSQPAQPVKQRLSRKDLDARARAESFLASLPRSELKYYAEIASILESSGEQVTYDAAALKKEVSRVLSQQKKVSFNDEGVAAGLQQHAKRFATPPNSPNISMGAVKRDTVDVLEQRKIESNRFKRLQIQWELMSKDSSMLKELASEAATKSGGSTPTSATSTGSNSAPRSRIPRPVSYPAGRLTSAQEAAGGAKVSTRSPSRMVQPKRYSLVGTTTPTSATPTSARARTPTNRVAVTAPNTPKRQAVAQSPRPTSRVR from the exons atgttgttgctgctgctcgcctTCATCATGAGATTCGTAGACATTTCCAAACGCTGTCCCGCCTGCTCCAGGGCCGGCATCGATTGCACCCACCACACCGGCGGCCACGGCAATCCAGCGCACAGCGATGCCAATGGCAACCACACGGCCTGCTGGCAACATGTCCACAATGGtgccaccagcaacatcaacagcaacatcaatagcaacagcagcaacaacagcagcaacagcaacagcagcagcaccagcagcggcTGCGACAGCAACAGCTCCTCCAAGGAGAACTACTATgcgccgcagcagctgcaacatcaGCGGCACCAGCACACGAAACATGGCAACATTGGCGTTAGTCCGCATCAACTCGAGCAGATACGCTTCTACCAGcgcatgcagcagcagcagttgcaactgttgcagcagcagttgctgcagcGTCGTCgcctgcaacagcaactgctgcAACAAGGCGTGCCCTCGCCtccggcagcggcaacagaaAAAACTACAACGGCGGCTCTCACCTGCAATCAACAGTATTTGCGGCAGCagcgactgcagcagcaacaactgcagcagcagcagcagcagcaacaacagcagcagcaactttaTGTGgaccacaacagcaacaatgacAATGACTATCTGAACAACTATCTGAACAACAGCATTAACCAGCGAAACAATGGCAGAGTTTTGGGCCAAG GCACAAAAATTCGACGTGGCATGACAGAATTCTCAACAAACAACGATCACAGCAAACCGCATTTCACCGCATCTCAGCAGAAGCCGCCTCAGAACTCACCCATCCATCAGCAAGCATTCACTCCATCCAATCCCAACTCTCACCCCCATCTGCTTCAACGATTggcccaacagcagcagcaacagcagcagcagcagcagcagcagcataagCGTCCCCATAAGTTTCAGCAGACCTTGCCCTTCAGCCAGCtaaacaacggcaacaacacgGCTGCCCACATTCTGCCCGGATCATCGCCACATTCCCCGCTCAGCTACCGCAATCCGCTGAACAGTCCCAGCAACTCGCCATTCAGCAGTTCCACGGCACAGGCGACGATTGGGAAGCggtaccagcagcagcagctgaccGATCGcctgttgcagcagcaacatctgcagcagtgccagcagcagcaactgcaatcGCTGGGCGGCAGCGATGTGGAGGAGGATCTGGCTGCGGAGGAACTGAGCGAGGAGAGTCTCAAGCAGAATGTGGCCATTGTGCTGAGCAACTTGGATCGGTATAACAACGCCTTGCGCAGCATTATCCTGAATGAGCAGGTGAGCAGCAGCCTCATCACGCCCAGCGACAGTCTCCTGTTTGGCGAGGACTCCAGTGGTCTGCTGTACTGCGACAACGACAACTCCAGGAAGCATCAGGGCAACAATAACTTTGCACTGGGCAAGATGGCAGCCACGCCGGAATCGGATTATAATAGCAATGCAACCACGCCAGGAGGTCGCAGCAACGAGCAGCAGTTacagttgcaacagcagcagcaacaacagcagcagcagcaacttgggGTAGGTGGGATGctttgtggtggtggtggcattgGTGGCGTTGGTGGCGGGATGCGGGAAACTACTAATGGCGGTGGCAACAATCTCAACTGCTCGTTGGCCTCGTCGCACGACTTTACTCACGACAATTCCGATTACCAGTGGTTCCTGGACTACGGCTACCGAGATGGCTGCGGCGGAATGCAGCGCAGCGTTTTGAGTTCCCTCTCGGCCTCGTACAATGCGATGGGTGATCTGATCTACTACGAGGATCTGGCCAAGAATCTGGACGCCAATCTGGCCGAGGTGGACATGGAGAGTTTCCGGGCGGAGGACATACATTCCCTGCTCTCGCAGCTGCCCGCCTATTGCAAGAGCTTGGGCGGTGCCAACAGTCGTCTTCAGCAATCGTTGCtgcttcagcagcagcaacagcagcagcaacaacagcagcagctgcaacagcaacaggtgCTGCAACACAGCAATATGTTGCAGCACAACATGTCCCAGACGTCGACTACCTCCACAAACGAACTGATCGACAACTCCTTCTGCAAGTCGGAGTTGCTCTTTTCGCCGGTGCGGGAGTCGCACATCTCGGTGGACTCCCTGGACATGGACGCCTATCCGGACGACGGCGAGATTATACTCACGTGCAACAAGGACAACTACACGATCGCCTTCGAGGGCAGTGTGCTCTACTCGGATGATAGTTTCTATG CGGATCCCAGTGACATTGCCGCCAGGAACAAACAGAACTGCATCAACTTGCACAGCAATCTGGAGGACATAGTGAAGCGCAACAAAGCCCTGGAGGTCTCCATGTCGCGTTCGGCCCAGGCTTTCCAGCCACTCTGTCCCATGTCGCCCAAGGGACAGGCCGCCACTTCATCGGCGGCCAAGCTGCAGCG ACGCTCGTTATTCCTTGTCTCGCCCGCTCGCAGGTATCCCTCGGGGAACAACAACACGGAGACCATCACCATAACCAGACACCTACCGCAGTGCACCGTGCGGAAGAGCAGCAGTCTGCCCAATCTGCAGAACGAGGAATCCATGGCGGGCAGTTGCCTCAAGGAGCAGGGCCCGGAGGAGCACGGACCACAGGCGGTGCCACTGAACGTCTCGCAGGCGATCAGCACCTCCACCATGGAGGCGGGCAAGTCGAGGTCCAGGAATCTGCTGCCCATGTGCCAGATGCCCATATCCATTAGTGTGTCGATTTCGgagcggctgcagcagcaggcggatCAGCAGTTGCCCATCGAACAGATCACACCCACAgcacagcagccacaacagcagcatcaccacTCGCACCACCATCGCCACAAGCatcgctgcagctgctcgcaGGAGAGCCagaatttccacatttccggCTCTGCCTCCTCGGGCAACTCCTCCAATCCGCCAGCCTTCAATCTAGTCAAGCTGTTCATCAAGCAgaagagcagcaacagcagtggcGGCCAGGAGGATTTGGGTGCCCAGGCCAGTGCGCACACCTGCATGGATGTCTCTTCCGGCTGCTGGCCCTCCAGCGATGCGGCCAGCTCCAGCAGTGGCTCCTTGGAGCAGCGACTGCGCAAGAAGAGTATGAACGACTCGGGCAAGGGATCGGCAGTCAGTCGGCATGACGAGGAGGAGCACTACCCAGAAACGGAGACACCCAGACGTCAGTTGAGGGCCCGTTCGGAGGCAGTGTTCTACGACGATGTCGCCACCTCCAGTTCCACGGGATCGTTAACTGCGACCAATTCACCAGCACATCGTCGTCGCAGTATGCCGCTAAGGAATCCACAACTGTACCAACTGGCCGCCCAGGTGTCCACTGGCAGTCAAATGTCCTCGGAGGCCAGCTCGGAGCAGCTAACCCAGGTGCCCAGGCGGTCGGAAGCGGGTTGCGGAACCAGTACGCGTCCGTTGTCGTGTGCCTCCAGCTCCGAAATGATCACGCGCTCCATGCAGACCTCCTGCGGATCGCTGAGCACCACCAGGAGCAGCCTGAGCGAACGCTATCGCTGTGTGCCGCCCTCCTTCCTCGAGAAACTCAATAACTTGGGCGAGGAGCGACAGGCGCCCATTTACGTGATCTATCCAAACTATGCCCTGCCCGACTTGGGATTCGTTAAGACTAATGCCAGCACAGACGTGATCTTCTCGCCCTTCAACTACAAGATGACGATGGATGGGGCGACTGCAAGTACCAGCAGCTCGGGATCTTTAAAGAAGCAGCGCAACAACAGCCAGAGCGTGAGCGATGATGAAATCCTCAAGACGCTGGACTACAAGCACGTTGCTGACTGGCAGTCGCTGGCCACCTTGCTGCCGACGGAATACCGCCGGCGGCTGCAGCACATTCCGGAGGTGAAGCACCTGGTGCGGCAACTGGATGCGGAGCTATCACAGCGCCCACTTTTCTGTATGTCGCCGCCGCTGCGCCGAAATCGCACGCACATCTGCGACTGTGCCAAGTACTTCCAGGGCCAGCAGACCCACATGGACGAGGCATCCAGCTCGGGATCCAGCCAGCAGCCCAGCTCCGGCTATCGCGGCTCATCCATGCTGCTTACCGACTCGGAGCTGGACGTGGATCCGCTGAAGCAGATGTATGTGTACCAGTACGATCAGCAGCGCATGGACTCGGGCGTGGAAACCAGTCCCGGTAGTCAGTTAACTCAAACCCCGCCGCAACCCATGCCCCGCAGCATTCTGCGCAAGGCACACTCCGCACAGGCGCGCTCCAAGCGCAACTCCATGATCGAGGCACAGCAGACGCAGAAGCTGACCAAGCTGGAGAAGCGGCGCAGTTTGCAGGAGCCACCGAACAACTACGGCCTGGGTTCCACCGACGAACTGGCCGATGTCtttgaggaggaggagcacagTCAGCCAGCGCAGCCGGTGAAGCAGCGGCTTTCACGCAAGGATCTGGATGCCAGGGCTCGCGCTGAGAGCTTCCTGGCCTCCTTGCCGCGCTCTGAGCTCAAGTACTACGCGGAGATTGCCTCGATTCTGGAGTCTTCCGGCGAGCAGGTGACCTACGATGCTGCTGCCCTGAAGAAGGAGGTGAGCCGTGTGCTTAGCCAGCAGAAGAAGGTGTCGTTCAATGACGAGGGCGTGGCGGCCGGACTGCAGCAGCATGCCAAACGCTTCGCCACGCCCCCCAATTCGCCCAACATCTCCATGGGCGCAGTGAAGCGCGATACCGTGGATGTGCTGGAGCAGCGCAAGATCGAAAGCAATCGCTTCAAGCGCCTGCAAATCCAGTGGGAGCTCATGAGCAAGGACTCGAGCATGCTCAAGGAGCTGGCCAGCGAGGCGGCCACCAAGAGCGGCGGCTCCACGCCCACCTCggccacttccactggctCCAACTCGGCGCCAAGGTCAAGGATTCCAAGGCCTGTTAGCTACCCAGCGGGCAG ACTGACCAGCGCCCAGGAAGCAGCCGGCGGAGCCAAGGTCAGCACTCGATCGCCCAGCAGGATGGTGCAGCCGAAGCGGTACAGCCTGGTCGGcacgaccacgcccacatccGCAACCCCCACTTCGGCCAGGGCACGCACGCCCACCAATCGGGTGGCGGTTACGGCGCCAAATACGCCCAAACGCCAGGCGGTTGCCCAGTCGCCCAG ACCCACCTCGCGAGTGCGTTGA